The proteins below come from a single uncultured Fusobacterium sp. genomic window:
- a CDS encoding dipeptide/oligopeptide/nickel ABC transporter ATP-binding protein, translating into MLLEAKNINVSFKKENQKTIFGKERQQVVKNVSLSLKKGECLGIIGESGSGKSTLGKTLIGLLKPDSGNIYLEGIDMYNANRENRKKIQQMISIVFQDYTSSANPRFLVKDIIGEALRVLEKKLGEKVDRDKKTKELLEVVGLNENFMNRYPHELSGGQLQRVCIARAVATNPQFILLDEAISSLDASTQTQVMDLLKDLQKKYGLSYIFITHDLPSVTYMCDRVLFFYEGNVVEEVEDIYKLSQVKSPYAKKLLNSILEINVDE; encoded by the coding sequence ATGCTGTTAGAGGCTAAAAATATAAATGTAAGCTTTAAGAAAGAAAATCAAAAAACAATTTTTGGTAAAGAAAGACAGCAAGTAGTAAAAAATGTTTCTCTTTCATTAAAAAAGGGAGAGTGTCTTGGAATAATTGGAGAAAGTGGAAGTGGTAAATCTACTTTAGGAAAAACTTTAATTGGACTTTTAAAACCAGATAGTGGAAATATCTATTTAGAGGGAATAGATATGTATAATGCTAATAGAGAAAATAGAAAAAAAATTCAACAGATGATAAGTATAGTTTTTCAAGATTATACTTCTTCAGCTAATCCTCGTTTTCTTGTAAAAGATATTATAGGAGAAGCTTTAAGAGTATTAGAAAAGAAACTAGGAGAAAAAGTAGATAGAGATAAAAAAACAAAGGAATTATTAGAAGTAGTTGGATTAAATGAAAATTTTATGAATAGATATCCCCATGAATTGAGTGGAGGGCAATTACAAAGAGTATGTATAGCTAGAGCTGTAGCAACTAACCCTCAATTTATTCTTTTAGATGAAGCTATTAGTTCGTTAGATGCTTCTACTCAAACACAAGTGATGGATCTATTAAAAGATTTACAAAAAAAATATGGACTTTCTTATATTTTTATAACCCATGATCTTCCTTCTGTTACTTATATGTGTGATAGAGTTCTATTTTTTTATGAGGGAAATGTTGTAGAAGAGGTTGAGGATATTTATAAACTTTCTCAAGTAAAAAGTCCTTATGCTAAAAAACTTTTAAATTCTATATTGGAGATAAATGTTGATGAATAA